A region of Streptomyces sp. R44 DNA encodes the following proteins:
- a CDS encoding LacI family DNA-binding transcriptional regulator → MARTRGITIKDVARRAGVSITAVSHALNDKGTLSEATRAHIRTVADEMGYEADALARGLRRSTMGAVGLVLRSLDALGDYAPAGVDVFERFVGAAASQALARGLSLMLVPDLTRAPVPPLAFSLDGYIVTNPHVDDPVIARLEERGIPYVTYGRPPGRPDFTHWASEDDEVAARLVLDHLAAAGARSVAFVRGTDPNAWNLEHQDIYLGWCEERGSTPRLYELPERAGVEGGVALAQRLVEDGPPDAVFCLTGRHAAGVQRGLMARGVRVPADTMVVAGSDSEHARNSRPAISALELNPVDSSAALLDLLQSLIAGRPADSPRLTQARFRPRASTRR, encoded by the coding sequence ATGGCACGGACGCGGGGCATCACGATCAAGGACGTGGCGCGCAGGGCGGGGGTCTCCATCACCGCCGTCTCGCACGCGCTCAACGACAAGGGCACCCTCAGCGAGGCCACCCGCGCGCACATCCGGACCGTCGCCGACGAGATGGGGTACGAGGCGGACGCCCTGGCCCGCGGCCTCCGCCGCTCCACGATGGGGGCCGTAGGTCTCGTCCTGCGTTCGCTGGACGCCCTGGGCGACTACGCGCCGGCGGGCGTGGACGTCTTCGAGCGGTTCGTGGGCGCGGCCGCCTCACAGGCCCTGGCCCGCGGCCTCAGCCTCATGCTGGTGCCGGACCTGACCCGGGCGCCGGTCCCGCCGCTCGCCTTCTCCCTGGACGGCTACATCGTCACCAACCCGCACGTGGACGACCCGGTCATCGCCCGCCTGGAGGAGCGCGGCATCCCGTACGTGACCTACGGACGCCCGCCGGGGCGCCCGGACTTCACGCACTGGGCCTCGGAGGACGACGAGGTCGCGGCCCGGCTGGTCCTGGACCACCTGGCGGCCGCCGGGGCCCGCTCCGTCGCCTTCGTACGGGGCACCGACCCGAACGCCTGGAACCTCGAACACCAGGACATCTACCTCGGCTGGTGCGAGGAGCGGGGCAGTACGCCACGGCTGTACGAGCTCCCCGAGCGGGCGGGCGTCGAGGGCGGCGTGGCCCTCGCGCAGCGGCTCGTCGAGGACGGGCCGCCGGACGCCGTCTTCTGCCTCACCGGGCGGCACGCGGCCGGCGTGCAACGGGGGCTCATGGCCCGGGGCGTACGGGTGCCGGCCGACACGATGGTGGTCGCCGGGTCCGACTCCGAGCACGCGCGCAACAGCCGCCCCGCCATCTCCGCCCTGGAACTGAACCCGGTCGACAGCTCGGCCGCCCTCCTCGACCTCCTCCAGTCGCTGATCGCCGGCCGCCCGGCCGACTCCCCCCGCCTCACGCAGGCCCGGTTCCGCCCGAGGGCGTCGACCCGGCGGTAG
- a CDS encoding flavin-containing monooxygenase, with translation MENRHVDVLIIGAGLSGISAACHLLAGNPGTTYALIERRSAIGGTWDLFRYPGIRSDSDMYTFGYGFRAWHGTKVLAGGTDIRRYIRATAEEHGVTDHIRFGRRAVRADWSSEEARWTVETLDEATGETHVLTARFLVGATGYYDYDAGHRPEFPGEERFRGTLVHPQHWPRDLDHTGKRVVVIGSGATAITLVPAMAPEAAHVTMVQRSPTYILALPADDPLSVLLRRLRVPAAVVHRVGRTRNIAMQRGLYALCRKAPRLMRKVLLGAVRARLGKSVDMRHFTPVYKPWDQRLCVVPGGDLFTTLKSGRASVVTDHIETFTETGVKVGSGEEIPADIVVTATGLRMQLAGAMELAVDGKPVVTRDHLLYKGVMLDGVPNLAMIIGYTNASWTLKADLAADYISRLVAHMDRHGLGAVTPFAAEADRSSVSVMGESLTSGYIARGDAIMPRQGTRDPWRIRNNYYRDRRALRRSPIEDPALRFDPAPTEGGRP, from the coding sequence ATGGAGAACCGGCACGTCGACGTGCTGATCATCGGCGCGGGGCTGTCCGGCATCAGTGCCGCCTGCCACCTGCTCGCCGGGAACCCCGGAACCACGTACGCCCTCATCGAGCGGCGCTCCGCGATCGGCGGCACCTGGGACCTGTTCCGCTACCCCGGCATCCGCTCGGACTCGGACATGTACACCTTCGGCTACGGCTTCCGGGCCTGGCACGGCACCAAGGTCCTCGCCGGCGGCACGGACATCCGCCGCTACATCCGGGCCACCGCCGAGGAGCACGGCGTCACCGACCACATCCGCTTCGGCCGCAGGGCCGTCCGGGCCGACTGGTCGAGCGAGGAGGCGCGCTGGACCGTCGAGACCCTCGACGAGGCCACCGGCGAGACCCACGTCCTCACGGCCCGCTTCCTCGTCGGCGCCACCGGCTACTACGACTACGACGCGGGCCACCGCCCCGAGTTCCCCGGCGAGGAGCGCTTCCGGGGGACCCTCGTGCACCCGCAGCACTGGCCGCGGGACCTCGACCACACCGGCAAGCGTGTCGTCGTCATCGGCAGCGGCGCCACCGCCATCACCCTCGTCCCCGCGATGGCCCCCGAAGCCGCGCACGTCACCATGGTCCAGCGCTCGCCCACGTACATCCTGGCCCTCCCCGCCGACGACCCCCTCTCGGTCCTCCTGCGCAGGCTGCGCGTCCCGGCCGCAGTCGTCCACCGGGTCGGCCGGACCCGCAACATCGCGATGCAGCGCGGCCTCTACGCCCTGTGCCGCAAGGCCCCCCGCCTCATGCGCAAGGTGCTCCTCGGGGCGGTACGGGCCCGGCTCGGCAAGAGCGTCGACATGCGCCACTTCACCCCGGTCTACAAGCCCTGGGACCAGCGGCTCTGCGTCGTCCCCGGCGGCGACCTCTTCACGACGCTGAAGAGCGGCCGGGCCTCCGTCGTCACCGACCACATCGAGACGTTCACCGAGACCGGCGTCAAGGTCGGGTCCGGCGAGGAGATCCCCGCCGACATCGTCGTCACGGCCACCGGCCTGCGCATGCAGCTCGCCGGCGCCATGGAACTCGCCGTCGACGGCAAGCCCGTCGTCACCCGCGACCACCTGCTCTACAAGGGCGTGATGCTGGACGGCGTCCCCAACCTGGCGATGATCATCGGCTACACCAACGCCTCCTGGACCCTCAAGGCCGACCTCGCCGCCGACTACATCAGCCGGCTCGTCGCCCACATGGACCGGCACGGGCTCGGCGCCGTCACCCCCTTCGCCGCCGAGGCCGACCGCTCCTCCGTCTCCGTCATGGGCGAGTCGCTGACCTCCGGCTACATCGCACGCGGCGACGCGATCATGCCCCGCCAGGGCACCCGCGACCCGTGGCGGATCCGGAACAACTACTACCGCGACCGCCGCGCCCTGCGGCGGTCCCCGATCGAGGACCCCGCACTCCGCTTCGACCCCGCGCCCACCGAAGGAGGACGACCATGA
- a CDS encoding FAD-dependent oxidoreductase, translated as MPYVVTRSCCVDASCVLACPVNCIHPAPGEPDFGQTEMLYVDPRTCVDCGACTTACPVDALKPHTKLTDAELPFLELNRGYYDDHPHEDRAPMAVVPPQRRTSAQGLRVAVVGAGPAGLFAADELLRYPGVTVTVHDRLPTPYGLARAGVAPDHQDTKQVARLFRAVESQPGFSYRLNTEIGRDLRHEDLLRDHHAVIYAVGAATDRRLGIDGEELPGSASATDFVAWYNGHPDHSATRYALDGERAVVIGNGNVALDVARVLTADPDSLSRTDISDRALAALRTSRIREVVVLGRRGPAEAAFTLPELLALAALDGVDVLVEGWPADLPADATPKTEILAGLAARTPVPGRRRIVLRFRTRPVRIVGDDRVTGLTVEGTAHDTRSVETIDTSLVLRAIGYRAWPVPGLPFDGTTGTVPHDRGRVRPGVYVAGWIKRGPSGFIGTNKSCAQETVSALLDDLEAGLLTAPAGGDPAPGAHPDAVDLGGWRAIDEQERAEGRLQGRPRVKIVDREALLAAARSGPASRPAGRLFSRSTR; from the coding sequence ATGCCCTACGTCGTCACCCGGTCGTGCTGCGTCGACGCCTCCTGCGTCCTCGCCTGCCCGGTCAACTGCATCCACCCCGCCCCGGGCGAACCGGACTTCGGGCAGACCGAGATGCTGTACGTCGACCCCCGCACCTGCGTCGACTGCGGCGCCTGCACGACCGCCTGCCCGGTGGACGCGCTCAAGCCGCACACCAAGCTCACCGACGCGGAGCTGCCGTTCCTCGAACTCAACCGCGGCTACTACGACGACCATCCGCACGAGGACCGGGCGCCGATGGCCGTCGTGCCCCCGCAACGCCGCACCTCCGCGCAGGGGTTGCGGGTCGCCGTCGTCGGCGCCGGGCCCGCCGGCCTCTTCGCCGCCGACGAGCTCCTCCGGTATCCCGGCGTGACGGTGACCGTCCACGACCGGCTCCCCACCCCGTACGGGCTCGCCCGCGCGGGAGTCGCGCCCGACCACCAGGACACCAAGCAGGTCGCCCGCCTCTTCCGGGCCGTCGAGAGCCAGCCCGGCTTCTCGTACCGGCTCAACACGGAGATCGGCCGCGACCTGCGCCACGAGGACCTGCTCCGCGACCACCACGCCGTGATCTACGCCGTCGGCGCGGCGACGGACCGGCGGCTCGGCATCGACGGCGAGGAACTGCCCGGCAGCGCCTCCGCCACCGACTTCGTCGCCTGGTACAACGGCCACCCCGACCACAGCGCCACCCGCTACGCCCTGGACGGCGAACGGGCCGTCGTCATCGGCAACGGCAACGTGGCCCTCGACGTGGCCCGCGTCCTCACCGCGGACCCCGACAGCCTCTCCCGCACCGACATCTCCGACCGGGCACTCGCCGCGCTGCGCACGAGCCGTATCCGGGAGGTCGTCGTGCTCGGCCGCCGCGGACCCGCCGAGGCCGCCTTCACCCTGCCCGAACTGCTCGCCCTCGCCGCCCTCGACGGCGTCGACGTCCTCGTCGAGGGGTGGCCGGCGGACCTGCCCGCGGACGCCACGCCGAAGACCGAGATCCTCGCCGGGCTCGCCGCGCGGACCCCCGTACCGGGGCGGCGCCGCATCGTCCTGCGCTTCCGGACGAGGCCGGTGCGGATCGTCGGCGACGACCGGGTGACGGGTCTGACCGTCGAGGGGACGGCACACGACACCCGGAGCGTCGAGACCATCGACACCTCGCTCGTCCTGCGCGCGATCGGCTACCGCGCCTGGCCCGTCCCGGGCCTGCCGTTCGACGGGACCACCGGCACCGTGCCCCACGACCGGGGCAGGGTCCGGCCGGGCGTGTACGTGGCGGGCTGGATCAAACGCGGCCCCAGCGGATTCATCGGCACCAACAAGTCCTGTGCCCAGGAGACCGTTTCGGCGCTCCTCGACGATCTCGAAGCCGGGCTCCTCACCGCCCCCGCCGGCGGTGACCCGGCGCCCGGCGCCCACCCGGACGCCGTCGACCTCGGCGGCTGGCGGGCGATCGACGAGCAGGAGCGGGCCGAAGGCCGGCTCCAGGGCCGCCCCCGCGTCAAGATCGTCGACAGGGAGGCCCTGCTCGCCGCGGCCCGCTCCGGCCCCGCTTCCCGGCCCGCCGGCCGGCTCTTCTCCCGCTCGACTCGCTGA
- a CDS encoding diiron oxygenase: MTSVQSYHERLRTLSEASVHIHFDAFTDIDWDHPDFAIDPADPRWVLPAADPLGGHPWYQEQPLEVRTRIGLWRYANIVKVGMQFENVLIRGVMDYLFSLRNQDPEFRYLTHEVTEECHHTQMFQEFVNRAGADVPGGRRSFRVLSRFLPLAGSLIPESFFTGVLAGEEPIDHLQKAILRGGEDIHPLMRRLMQIHVAEEARHISFAHEFLRAKVPGYGRARRGALSVAFPVIMRVLGDVIMVPDRKTAETIGVPHWVIKDIFWKSPDGEKMLRDLFSDVRMLAEDIGLMNRTARRVWKALRIDGRPSRHRGEPAPHAA, translated from the coding sequence ATGACCAGCGTGCAGAGCTATCACGAGCGGCTCCGGACCCTGTCCGAGGCATCGGTGCACATCCACTTCGACGCGTTCACCGACATCGACTGGGACCACCCCGACTTCGCCATCGACCCGGCGGACCCCCGCTGGGTCCTCCCCGCGGCCGACCCCCTGGGCGGCCACCCGTGGTACCAGGAGCAGCCGCTGGAGGTCCGGACCCGCATCGGACTGTGGCGGTACGCCAACATCGTCAAGGTGGGCATGCAGTTCGAGAACGTGCTCATACGCGGCGTGATGGACTACCTCTTCTCGCTGCGCAACCAGGACCCGGAGTTCCGCTACCTCACCCACGAGGTCACGGAGGAGTGCCACCACACCCAGATGTTCCAGGAGTTCGTGAACCGCGCGGGCGCCGACGTGCCCGGCGGGCGACGCTCCTTCCGCGTCCTCAGCCGCTTCCTGCCGCTGGCCGGCTCCCTGATCCCGGAGTCCTTCTTCACCGGCGTCCTCGCCGGCGAGGAGCCCATCGACCACCTCCAGAAGGCGATCCTGCGCGGCGGCGAGGACATCCATCCGCTGATGCGGCGGCTGATGCAGATCCACGTCGCCGAGGAGGCCCGGCACATCTCCTTCGCCCACGAGTTCCTGCGCGCCAAGGTCCCCGGCTACGGCAGGGCACGCAGGGGCGCGCTGTCGGTCGCCTTCCCGGTGATCATGCGGGTGCTCGGCGACGTCATCATGGTTCCCGACCGGAAGACCGCCGAGACGATCGGCGTGCCCCACTGGGTGATCAAGGACATCTTCTGGAAGTCGCCCGACGGCGAGAAGATGCTCCGCGACCTCTTCTCCGACGTACGGATGCTCGCCGAGGACATCGGCCTGATGAACAGGACCGCACGGCGGGTGTGGAAGGCGCTGCGCATCGACGGCCGCCCGTCCCGCCACCGCGGCGAACCCGCCCCGCACGCCGCCTGA
- a CDS encoding C45 family autoproteolytic acyltransferase/hydolase, with translation MELHTLITETTDPRERGTLLGTRFGARVRRVAELYREHFALLGMPADQVRSLATRSHEALRAWAPHLAEESDACADAAGAERWTVAAVGARTEILAGCPQPGKGECSTAVFAPAGAAPQTLQTWDWHDLLVPDALLHELTPSEGRTVKLFTEFGAPGKIGVNSAGLGVHLNILFHASDSASGGVPVHAVARRILDEADTLDQAVEIASTARVSASTSLTVVTASSAASLELSPAGLAVVPAAEDGWLLHTNHFLDPGLAAADTGPADSMTTERLAHLREVRAAMPDLSPAERARAFCGDGGADAVVCMRPDENKPRHEQWGTLLTVGLDVTRCAIDYLAGAPHEAPAAGLARF, from the coding sequence GTGGAACTGCACACCCTCATCACCGAGACGACCGACCCCCGCGAGCGCGGAACCCTGCTCGGCACCCGATTCGGCGCCCGGGTCCGTCGCGTCGCCGAGCTCTACCGGGAGCACTTCGCCCTCCTCGGCATGCCCGCCGACCAGGTCCGCTCCCTCGCCACCCGCAGCCACGAGGCCCTGCGGGCCTGGGCGCCGCACCTGGCCGAGGAGTCCGACGCCTGCGCCGACGCGGCCGGTGCCGAGCGGTGGACGGTGGCCGCCGTCGGCGCCCGCACCGAGATCCTCGCCGGCTGCCCGCAGCCCGGGAAGGGCGAGTGCTCGACCGCGGTGTTCGCACCCGCCGGAGCCGCGCCCCAGACCCTACAGACCTGGGACTGGCACGACCTGCTCGTGCCCGACGCGCTGCTGCACGAGCTGACGCCGAGCGAGGGACGCACGGTCAAGCTCTTCACCGAGTTCGGCGCCCCCGGCAAGATCGGCGTCAACAGCGCGGGCCTCGGCGTCCACTTGAACATCCTCTTCCACGCGTCCGACTCCGCGAGCGGCGGCGTCCCCGTGCACGCGGTCGCCCGCCGCATCCTCGACGAGGCGGACACCCTCGACCAGGCCGTCGAGATCGCCTCGACGGCACGTGTCAGCGCGTCCACCTCGCTGACCGTGGTCACCGCCTCCTCCGCCGCGAGCCTGGAGCTGTCCCCGGCCGGCCTCGCGGTGGTCCCGGCGGCCGAGGACGGCTGGCTGCTCCACACCAACCACTTCCTCGACCCCGGACTCGCGGCCGCGGACACCGGACCGGCCGACTCGATGACCACCGAGCGGCTCGCTCATCTGCGCGAGGTGCGCGCCGCGATGCCGGACCTCTCGCCCGCCGAGCGGGCGCGGGCCTTCTGCGGCGACGGCGGGGCCGACGCCGTCGTCTGCATGCGGCCCGACGAGAACAAGCCGCGGCACGAGCAGTGGGGGACCCTGCTCACCGTCGGCCTCGACGTCACCCGCTGCGCGATCGACTACCTGGCCGGCGCCCCGCACGAAGCCCCGGCGGCCGGCCTCGCGCGCTTCTGA
- a CDS encoding MFS transporter — translation MTDTVRPALKARAARGSRTFLISGFGTALEFYDFIIYGLAAAIVFPTVFFPGFDRTVGTLVAFAAFGSGFVARPLGGIVIGHFGDRIGRRSMLILTLLIMGGSTFLIGCLPSYGTLGIAAPVLLVALRLVQGFAAGGEWGGASLFGIENAPEDRRGLWGSFTSAGIGIGSLLGTGVFTLITLLPEDQLEAWAWRVPFWLGGLLVLVGVVARGRMPQEERRTESAPRVPILDSIRRHPRQMLLAIGVAFGYNTLAYIGTIFTVTYAEERGYTSTESLLLQVAGSLAFTIAVPVMALLSDRRGRKPVVILGTLAYAAFFFLYFPLVDGHVLVLATLACVLVNVLMAAPQGCIPAFLGEQFSAATRYSSISATYQTGAALGGGTAATAATALFLAYDNDPIGVGLYSGAAALVLVLCAWGLRETYRTPTARLGAPATAPAADRVPV, via the coding sequence ATGACGGACACCGTCCGGCCCGCCCTCAAGGCCCGTGCGGCCAGAGGCTCCCGCACCTTCCTCATCTCCGGATTCGGAACGGCGCTGGAGTTCTACGACTTCATCATCTACGGCCTCGCCGCCGCGATCGTCTTCCCCACCGTCTTCTTCCCCGGCTTCGACCGCACGGTGGGCACCCTGGTCGCCTTCGCCGCGTTCGGCAGCGGCTTCGTCGCCCGCCCGCTCGGCGGCATCGTCATCGGACACTTCGGCGACCGGATCGGCCGCAGGTCCATGCTGATCCTCACACTGCTGATCATGGGCGGCAGCACCTTCCTCATCGGCTGCCTGCCCTCGTACGGCACCCTGGGCATCGCCGCACCGGTCCTGCTCGTCGCCCTGCGCCTCGTCCAGGGCTTCGCGGCCGGCGGGGAGTGGGGCGGCGCCTCCCTCTTCGGCATCGAGAACGCCCCCGAGGACCGGCGCGGCCTGTGGGGCAGCTTCACCAGTGCCGGCATCGGCATCGGCAGCCTCCTCGGCACGGGCGTCTTCACCCTGATCACCCTGCTGCCGGAGGACCAGCTGGAGGCCTGGGCCTGGCGCGTGCCGTTCTGGCTGGGCGGGCTCCTCGTCCTGGTCGGCGTCGTCGCCCGCGGCCGCATGCCCCAGGAGGAGCGCCGTACCGAGAGCGCGCCCCGCGTCCCCATCCTGGACTCCATCAGGCGCCACCCGCGCCAGATGCTCCTCGCCATCGGCGTGGCCTTCGGCTACAACACCCTCGCGTACATCGGCACGATCTTCACCGTCACGTACGCCGAGGAGCGCGGCTACACCTCCACCGAGTCCCTGCTGCTCCAGGTGGCGGGTTCCCTCGCCTTCACGATCGCCGTGCCGGTGATGGCCCTCCTCTCCGACCGCAGGGGCCGCAAGCCGGTCGTCATCCTCGGCACCCTCGCCTACGCGGCCTTCTTCTTCCTGTACTTCCCCCTGGTGGACGGCCACGTCCTCGTCCTGGCCACGCTCGCCTGCGTCCTGGTGAACGTGCTGATGGCCGCCCCGCAGGGCTGCATCCCGGCCTTCCTGGGCGAGCAGTTCTCCGCGGCCACCCGCTACTCGTCGATCTCCGCCACCTACCAGACCGGGGCCGCCCTGGGCGGCGGCACGGCGGCGACCGCCGCGACCGCCCTGTTCCTCGCCTACGACAACGACCCGATCGGCGTCGGCCTCTACTCCGGCGCGGCGGCCCTCGTCCTCGTGCTGTGCGCCTGGGGCCTGCGGGAGACCTACCGGACCCCGACGGCCCGGCTCGGCGCACCGGCCACGGCCCCCGCCGCCGACCGGGTGCCCGTCTAG